TTCTAtactatacataaaatattacaactttaaattataataaaatactaattatttttttattttacttttttttaattaattatttacacatttattcATTCTCTAATCCCATTAAATATATAGCATATAGGAgcatactaattatttttttattttgctttttttgtaaattaattatttacacatttattcattctgtaatcctattaaatatttaacatatagAAGCATCTGCCATTTATAGAGACTGTTGTAGTACAAGTTTCAGAAAAACAGTGGGTGATTCAACTTGCTGCAGatccagaaatattcaattagcaacaatacaaaaatttcaatattctcTCTATTGGCCCTGTGCAATATGGCTGAGAACTATAatgatcatgaaaaaaataaaataaaataaaattctgttttttgttcaaatttactctgaacaaatttttgtatAAGACAATCAAAAAACAcaactaagcaaacgtgcagAGCACGTTTGGCCTCCACTGGTATTATTAATATGTGAAAATAtgtgaaaatatatatgaatgagttaATTAGTCAAGTTGAGGTTGAAATAAGCATGTTCATGACCATTAATCGAGTTGAGTGAGTTTTGAacatgtctatatcatttaataattgagtttatttttgtgtttgcgtgacttatttaataaatgcttCAAGCTAAATTCGAGGTTAATTTGGAGAATGTATTTGTATTAGCATTTAATTGGGTGACATGGTTATAGTAATTCAAGAGAATGGATGATGGAGAGGTAGAAATGGAGGTAGTTGTTATTTTAAGCAAATTTGTAGGGGGATTTGTATTCTTTGAACTTCAAGTGTGCAATTTGAAGAAAGAAAGGCATAATTTGTGAGAATGAAGGCCTTCATATGGCTATAATGCACATTGTTTCTCCTTTCCAAATTGCTCACTACAATTTGAGCATTTACAAGGATGCTTTGGGTAGGGCTGATCTtggggggaaaaaaaatgataaacctCTGTTGGGTTAATGGTTTAGTTACCATTTATAAAAATGATCCCTTGATttctgaaaattatattttactcCTTAACTTCCGAGTCTTTCTTTCCAAGCAAACTCTTGGAAGATTTTTCATTGAATAATGCTACTCCCATTGATGGTGGTCATTGAGAGTGGTCATcgatttgcttttttttttttaacttaattgttaagagaatatttttttaattaatttgtattttattaaaatattttaaaaaaattacacattcAATGACCACCACTCTCCATAGACGAAGCATCTCTTTTTTCCATTTGAACTATTCGTGAACAAAAGAGAGATATGGAGTGCTTGGGGCGAAAATAAAAGCAGATCCAAGACTCGAAGCCCAATTTGTAACAAATATGGTAGTGAGGGGCCCAGCCCATTCTCAGATCGGGGGGATAACTCCCCACTCGCACATGGTTCCTTCGCGGACGTGAACTCCGGCGGCGGCAGGCTAGCTCTCCGTAAAGACAAAACCGAAGAAATCCACGCCAGACAAAGAATCCGAATCAGATAGCTGGGATTAAGAAATCAGATacggaagaagaagaacaaaaagaaaggcATGGGCGTGGATTACTACAAGATTCTCCAGGTAGACCGGAACGCCAAGGACGATGACCTGAAAAAAGCGTATCGGAAGCTAGCCATGAAGTGGCACCCCGATAAGAATCCCACCAACAAGAAAGAAGCTGAAGCCAAATTTAAACAAATCTCCGAGGCTTACGATGTAAACCCATCAAAATTCGTTTTTTCTCactcttaattatttgtgaaaATGGAGAAAGAATCTGATGATTGGTGTATGTATATGTGAATAGGTTTTGAGTGATCCGCAAAAGCGAGCAGTGTATGATCAGTACGGAGAGGAGGGGTTGAAGGGGCAGGTTCCACCGCCTGGTGCTGGTGGGTTTCCGGGTGGGACTGATGGCGGACCGTCATCGTTCCGGTTCTCCACGAGGAATCCCGACGATATCTTCTCTGAGCTTTTCGGGTTTTCGAGTTTCGGAGGGATGGGCGACTTCGGTAGTGGGTCCCGCGCCGGCGGGCCTGGGTTTTCGAGGAGTATGTTCGGGGACGATATATTCAATTCGTTTAGAGGTGGAGGCGGGGAGGCCTCAGGGAACGTGCCCAGGAAAGCCGCTGCGATAGAGCGCACGCTGCCTTGTAGTTTGGAGGATATGTGCAAAGGGACtacgaagaagatgaagatttcGAGGGACGTTATCGATGCCAGTGGGTAAGTTTTGGGATgctataatcattttttttataggctgTGGTTTGGATTTGTTGTTGTACTGATAGTTATGTTGTCTCACATTCGTACAGGTAATAATGTAGATTAGGTGGTTTAGATTCTAGATCTACACATAGTCGTTCTTTTGCAAGTCCACAATTATCTAAACcaaataatattgttgtttATGACTGATAGATTTTAGTGGagtttttgaagattttaagAATGGTTATGATTTGTTTAGGTATACCATGTTATTCTTATACGTGGTTGTGTAATGGCGTCTCTTAGAATCAATCCGCTTGGTGTTTCTTTTCTATAATTCATAACTTTTTGAGAAGTATATATAATTCAGAACTTGATCTTTGCTAAGCGTTGCTCTTTGTCCCATATACTTGGGCTTTTgtctattcttatgatcaatacaataaaatcttgtttaccgatcattaaaaaaaatcaaaacttgaTCTGAAAATATTTGAGTCAAAGTAGCAATGATTCAAACCACTTATGTTATTTTGGAAACCCAAGGATTCAATCATATGGATGGGAAACAGTATTCCTCCGTTTTGCTGTTGCTAGTAAATACCACTAGCATTTTGGCTTTAGATCCTCTGAATCATTCCCGTTGGAGGTCTAGACCTTTTTTTTCCCTGATCCTTTGATGAAAGGATTCATTGATAGAATTATCAACTAAATAAGACAATGGGAGTGGACTTCATGAGTGATGTGGGGTGTCATGTAAATAGATATGCTGTTTCTCCTGTTTAACTCCTTTGGAGTTTTTTCTGCAACTTGTTATGGTTTTAGTTCATAATGCAGTTTGCAAGAAAATGCTTTAAGTTCTTTTGGTTTTGGATCTTCATCATTTTGGTAGAGGTATACACATCTACATGTATTTATGACATATTTATAGTAGTTTACAATGCATGTTTAAATAATTGGTTTATTGGGTGAGACCAATGTAATTGTATCATGGTACACAAGGCATGTACATGCATGGAAATGTAGATTATGATACAGTGATTCTTTGTGCCATAATTGACAAAATTCAGGGTATTGTAACTCTATTCCAATTCCGGAAGATATATGCCCAATAGGCATCTGGTAAGATATATGTGGTGGCATTCAGGAGGGGTAATGATGCCATAATCTAATGCATGTCAAATGTTCCTTTATCTGCTGGTGAACAGAAAGATACACAGTTAGATATACAAGTGAATTGTAATGATATGCTTTTTACTACCATCTGCTGCCTTATGTATTCTATATGGAAGATTTCAATACTTCAGGTATTGTTTAGGCTGCTGCACCTTGGaaatcaatttttctttttaatcaagATGTGGCCTGTTTTAGAACTTTCTAAgatgttacttataaaaaaagatctGAGATGGGACGGCATGAAGAAGTCTGCTTGGCTGCATATTTTCAATTTCCTCTTTTGGCACTTGCAGGTCAATAATCGCTCCAAAACTACTGGCACTTTAGATACTTGATAGGTTTAGGAAAGAGCTCCTGTTGTAATGGTGTTTTCAGGATTTGGTTTTTGTCAATCCATGATTATGAGTCTTTATTTTGTCAACTGAGTGAGGGAATGGAGGGGTCTGTTACTTTGTctgcattaacaaacttacaataCATGTGTGCAGCAGAATGAAATTTTCCACCTTTTGTTTTTACTACATGTGTGCAGCAGAATGAACTTCCGTTCTTTATCTACAGCTGATTGAAATGTAAGGGTTAGGTTTGCCGATGGGGTTTAGGGATCTCTCAACCTTGTCTGATATTCGCTCatattttggattttatttcatttttcttttcaaatcaaaGCCTCTGTTCGGTGTAACAGAAAAGGGGAGGCAGGTCTGTGTCTCCTGCGTTCGGAGGAACATTGAGATATAGCAAAAAAATCAATGGCCAAGATATCGTTTCGTTCGTCATCTTTTTTTATTGGTGATTCGATTGTTGCTCGTCcacatttgttactttcattgttttacttattaaaaaaaaaaaaaaaaaaaaaaaatttttttaggaGTCAGTCATTCCTCTGTTTTTCCATTTCTGGAAAATCTCACTTATTCATGGTTATGAATCTATTGACCTTTAGGAgtacaaaataaaatagtatgATAGActggttttgtttattttatcttGTTGTACAGGCGACCTGCCACAGTTGAGGAAATTCTTACCATTGACATCAAGCCGGGTTGGAAGAAGGGCACAAAAATCACCTTTCCAGAGAAGGGACATGAACAGCGAGGTGTCATACCCGCAGACCTCATCTTTATTGTTGATGAGAAGCCTCATGGTGTCTTCAAGAGGGATGGCAATGATCTAATCGTCACCCAGAAGATATCACTTGTGGAGGCTTTGACTGGTTATACAGCACAGCTGACAACCCTTGATGGTCGAAATCTGACAGTTTCCATCAACTCCATCATTAGTCCCACTTATGAAGAAGTTGTTAAAGGAGAGGGGATGCCAATCCCCAAGGATCCTTCGAGAAAAGGGAACTTGAGAATCAAATTCAACATCAAGTTCCCTAGCAGGCTTACATCAGAGCAGAAATCGGGTATCAAGCGATTGTTAATGTCTTCTTAAGGACTGGTAGCGGTTCACCCTACAAATCTTCCGACCTCCTGTAAGCTTTCATTTGTTTTCTCTGCTAGTTTATATGCTGGAGAGAAATTTCATGCTCTGCTGAATTGAGGATTTCATAGAAAAAGTTTAGTAGTTGAATATTGTTCATCTTTTTCTCATTTCCCGTGTCTGCTCTCTTTGGTTTTTTTAATCGCTGTACACCACATCATTGAAgaataaaatgattataattactTGAGCTTGCCTACGATTTTTAGTGAGATGGAAGCTTGCACCTAGCTTGATGCCCAATTGGTGACTGGATAAAATGCAACAGCAccagtctttttatttttatgaaatgctGCTTTTTAGGCAAAGTGGATACCAGGTCCTAGCTTGGCACACGTTTAAATTTGGGTGACATAAAATGTGCAATATCGTTAGTAGTGGAATGACATTTTAAAACTGCTACTTCCTGGTTTGTGCCTGCAGAAATCAAAATATGAGGGTGTCTTCTGGGTAGGCTGGCTATTTGGATTTGACTTGATTCTTCATTGTAATCAGTAGTGCAAGATCTCGATTGCTTTACAGCTACTTCATTAACTTGGTTTCTTCGAATCAAATACAATCCGATCACTTCGAACCTTTAGGATGGAGGGAGGGGCCAACTCGAGCTCGACTCTGATCAAGTAGCAATGGTTTTGTAAGCTTCTACGATCATATGCTTTCATGGTCCCTTCATTTCTGAATGAGTCTTCTTACTTATAAGTTAACGTGAAGAACACACTCTCTACGTAGGAATAGTCCAAAGACAAGATAATAGACCATTTCTTAAGGTTCCATCCTTTAGAGCATTCCCATCCAGCTGAGGATGGGAGCTTGCTGCCTAAATTCATGGAAAACCAAGGGGGCGCAGGCTTCCAGgtttttttagatgattagtAGGGCTTATTTGTGGGAAATTTTTGATAGGGCACAACCAAGAGGGCTGAAGCGCGCTGTCTTGGGCATCCCTACGAATGAATACTTCTGCTCGGAACATAATATAGATCGCTTGCTTGCGACTGGCTTGCAAGAGAGCTTTCCACTTGAACTGGGGCATCCACCTTTGATAACTCGACTTAGATAATGGGGTACATTGAAAGACCGGATCGAGGGGACACGAATACTTTTATGCTTACCGGTAATGGCGCTTCctttagtaaaaatatttaacttcggacaaaagaaaaaaaaaaaaaaaaaaaagaagagagaaaagaaatattaaattgACCATTTGGAAAaagatgatttaaaaaaaatatattatattccaTACttccatcttatttttattctattaaataagaggtgacatatttatcattattggatgatattttattatctaataaagaatcatttaatagttataaatatgtcatattttacatagtatgatgaaaatgaaatgataatatggtgaatataatttttcattattataaaagtgattttgaaaatattatcatttagagagagatatttatttaaaaaattccaTATAGATGAAAAGTCGAAATTACGGgcacaacaaataattaaacaattctaaaaaattgaaaagaaataagttaaaaaatcttctctctcttttttcgaAAGATAGAGGACCGATTTTTAAGTAAATTGTAACAAATAGTTTATTCAGCCCAATGTGAATGATCCATGCCCCTAAACATGATAAGAGGCGAGATATTGTTTCgttggaaaaaacaaaaataattgtgTAAAGCAAGAAACTAAGCCAAATGGCAAGAAAGTCGACAAAAGATGACAAAAAGTACACATGTTAGATAAGTTTTGATAGACGGTTCTCGCAAAcgaaaattgttttttattatcttcatatttcacatatcatatttattttaattttttttataataaatatgtagtgtgtaaatgataaataaaataattcaattattttaataagaataaaatgaaataaaaaataaaaaaataaaagataatattttaatatataaaatatgtgatatgagatgatgtgtagcattcctctCTGGCAAATTGCCTTAGTCAGACCGTAGGAAAGATAATTTTAAAGCCTCAAAATACTTTTGTAAACGATAGACAAATTCTAGACGCAGTgctcattgccaatgaatgcctagATAGTAGATTGAAAGCAGGTCATCCAGGGATTATATGCAAGCTAGACATGGAGAATgcgtatgatcatgttaattggaaTTTTCTTATTGACATTTTGGAgaagtgtggttttggggagagatggcgCTCTTGGATCCGATGATGTATATTTACGGTGAAATTCTCAATCCTAATAAACGAAAGCCCTACTGGATTTTTCAATAGCACACGTGGCTTAAGACAAAGAGATCCGTTGTCCCCATTACTTTTTGTCATTGTAATAGAGGTTTTGAGCAGAATGATCTCAGTCTTAGTTGCAAATGGGCATATGATTGGTTACTTGATTGGAACCTCAGGAGGGGGTAGTATCTcatttgttgtttgcagatgacacccTAATTTTCTGCGAGGTGAATCAACTCCAAGTTATAGTACTGAAGGCACTCATACTTTGCTTTGAGGTAGCTTCAGGTTTGAAAGTAAATCTGGACAAATCGGAGATGGTGCCTATTGGTGGTGTTCAGCGTCTAAGACACTTGGCGAATACTCTGGGGTGTAAGACTGCTACACTTCCCATGACGTATCTAGGCCTTCCGTTGGGGGCTCCCTCGAGAGTAGTCGCGCTATGGGATACAGTGATAGAGAGAGTAGAGTAACATTTAGCAGATTAGAAGAGAATATACTTATTAAAAGGGGGTTAGATTACGCTAATAAAGATTACTCTATCTAacctttcaaaatattttatatccaTGTTCCCTATTCCAGCAAGGGTGGCACTCCGCATTGAGAAACTATAACGGGACTTCTTGTGGGGTGGAATAGGAGAAGAGTTCAAGTTTCATCTAGTCAGGTGGAAACAGGTTTGTAAGCCCATCTCGAAGGGGGGGTTGGGCATTAGAAAGCTGAGAATAACTACTTGAAAAGTGGTTATGGAGATACCATAGAGAACCAGAAGCTCTCTAGAAGTTAGTGATTGAAAGTAAGTATGGGGAATATGGGGTGGTTGGTGTTCTAAGGAAGTGCGAGGGGCACATGGTGTGGGATTGTGGAAACATATTAGACAGGGATGTGGGGTCTTCTCTCACTATACGAGGCTTTGTTTAGGAGAGGAAAACATGATCAAATTCTGGTATGACACCTGGTGTGGTAATTGTGCGTTTAAGGATTTATTCTCGAAATTATTCTTGGTTGCAAGCGACAAAGAGAAATCAGTGGCGGAAATCATGGTGGTAATAGGGGAGCAAATCTAGTGGAATATCAGTTTTAGCAGGGTTgctcaagattgggaaatggacACTTTTGAAACCTTTTTCAGCCTCTTGTATTCAACCAAACCAAGTAACCAGCTTCTAGATTTGTTGTGGTGGGTATTATCGGGAAAATGCTTGTTTTCGGTTCGTGCTTTCTACAAAGCCCTAACAAAAGAGCAATTCTCTCAGTTTTCTTGGAAAAAGCTTTGGAAACACAAGGCGTCTCTCAAAGCGGATTTCTTTGTGCGGTTCGCTTCATTGGGCAAGATCCTCATaacggataatttgagaaaatgaaagGTGATAATcgtagattggtgttgtatgtgcaggaagggggggggggagaatcTGTTGaccattttttattatattgtgAGGTAGCTCGAGGGTTATGGAACGAGGTTTATTGTAGACTAGACTTGGGTTTGGTTATGCCAGAAACAGTTGTGGCGGTTCTTGCTAGCTGGACAGGTCTGAGAGTCAACAACCAGATTAAgacaatttggaagatgattctgaATGCATTATGTGGTATGTGTGACAAGAGTGCAATGAACGAATATTTGAGGATAAAGAGAGATCAATGAAGGAgttgaaagttttcttttttagaactctttgtacttggtcTATTGTTGTTAGTTTCAAtggccaaaatttacatgagtttCTTATTTCTCTTGATTCTACATAGTGTAGGACATTCTTTGTTTTGAACGTGacattttgcctattcttttattaatacagcttcttacttttctcaaaaaaaaaaaaaaagttttgataTACGTAGGAAAACGAATAGTCTTgattagaaaagaaagaaaacgacTAGTCTTGTAAATAAAATGCAAAAGCGGACAAACAGGAAACTAGACagacaaaagaaagaaatataaataatccaATGAAAGAAAAGTGACAAGAATTGGTTCAACCATTTACATTTATATGAATATATGTGAAttttaattcatatataaaaattaaaatctaaatgataatgatttgaaaaagaaaatattgcatattacaCCATCATCTTACGATTATTTCCAATTTCCATGCATCATGAAGAGGTGGTATTGCCCGTCAACATTTAaacttgaagaaaaaagaaaaagaaaaatcaaaaatggTTTAAGGGTGATGGAAATAGTGCGCTTGAGTGGCATGTCggcatttattttttggtagGTCATATGAGTAGCTGGTGGAATGCGAATTAACCGAGCACGTTATTCTTCAGATATATATAGAATCATATGATCTGTTTCGACCATAGACAGATTTTGACTACTCTCTCTCAAAATTACCTTAATCatgtactaatttatttatttatttttttctgagcatccaatcatgatcatgatcgatCAATATTCCAGATTTGTGAATCGGTATATATCCAGATTTTATTATACAGCGGAAGTGTTTCCCATTTGAACATAAACGTCTCCTAAGAACCTAACAGAATGCATggtcttttttagttttttggcATAAGACAAGGAATTAAAGAAGAGTCTGAGATTGAATGGACTGTATAGCttgaaatatatagatatatatatatatatatagatatattttacataaagaCAACGACATAAGACGAGAAAAGAAGAGTTTTTAGTTTGAATGATTTGGAAAACCTGTGCTTGGTTAACTCCGACAACTACAAGTACAGACATATGACGGCATCCAAACCTCTCAATCAACCGTACGTAGTACCCATCGCCAATAtcttatgttttttgttttatgttttctgTTGTTTTTATCTGTCTACAGCTGTTTCTGATCATGTCTGAATTCCTGTCTGTAGAATTCTCTCCTATTTGATAGGCAATTGCTCATGCAATTTTTGGGCCTGCCTGCCTCAGCTTTCCAATTCCGATATGGGTTATTCGAGTCGCTCATCAGATGGCTCCGGGAAAGAACGCCTGCGGTGGACACAAGAGCTACATGATGGGTTCGTAGAGGCAGTTAATAAGCTTGGTGGCCCTGATAGTGAGTGATCCGATCCGCTAGCTCATAATATTTGCGAATTTGGTTTCCGCATGATTTTTTCATTGTTTCTCTACAATTGTCGGTGCAGTACTTCTTGTATATAATTGAGTGGGAATATCTCAATCGGTAACttgatatatactatatatgtgtTTCTCTCTTTTGCTGCTTTGTAGGGGCAACTCCAAAGGGTATCCTGAAAGCCATGTGCATTCCTGGCCTAAACATTTATCATGTCAAAAGCCACttgcagctctctctctctctctctctctctctctctctctctctctctcgctgtgTTAAAATAATGTgttaattttgagatttaatcTGTGTAACTTATCATAGTTTAAGGGTGAGATCATGGTATTTAACCCAATCTGTTGTTAAAGTATCAGATCAAAATTTGTTCATTTAGTCTAGATTTATTAATGCTGATAATCTTTCTGCTTTTCCTTTTTCCGAGAAGTACAGGCTCTCAAAATTTATTCCAGAATCGATCAGTAGTAagttaaagaatatatatatatatatatagttcatatATGTATGATCATGTAAACCTCTCTAAATTATATATTctgaaatataattatttatttatttatttatttttttctatagaAGCTGGCAAGTTGGAGAGGAGAACGATTTCAGAAATACTGCCTCATTTCGGCACAAAATAATCGTGAGTAATAAAGCAAGTTCTCTAAATTAGCTTCATGTGCTTTCTATTCATGAATACCCTAAATCTGGACTTGTCCTGTTGATCAATTAATGCCTAATATTTGCAGTGCTGCTCAACCCAATGAAGTACTAAAAATGCAGATGGAAGTACAAAGGCGAATGAGTACTGATCATCAATTACTTGAGGTTTGTCATTAAATATATCTGCGTATACATACCCATATTTTTGCCTCCACAGCATGTGATGATCAGCAGGAACCAAAAGAATTACTACAAGAGAGAAAAGGACATAAATATTTAGGTTAATAACATCTCTCTTTGGTTTATGTACGTATTGAAGGTTCATAAGAGCAGCAGCTTGAAGCTTAAAATTGAAGCCCAAGGAAGATTCTTTGACAAAATTTTGGAAGACCGTCAAAACCGCACGACCAATGTCATTACAACAAAACCTGGCCAAAAGCTGCCTTCTTCTCTTAGATCACTGCCTTCCCTTTGCGAGGAGTCGGGATCAAATGCAAAAGAGTTTGAATCTGATGATTCAGAAGCTGACAAAAAGAGCGAAATACAGTCTGAGGAAGGAATAATATTTAGTGTATTGAGGATCAAGTTGAGGATCCTCTGCCTTAATCTAAGGCTTTCCATTTGTGTACTCATTGACCCGTAATTGTAGTAGCTCAAtattctttccatttatttataatcattCCATACATGTAATTACCA
This genomic interval from Carya illinoinensis cultivar Pawnee chromosome 10, C.illinoinensisPawnee_v1, whole genome shotgun sequence contains the following:
- the LOC122279512 gene encoding dnaJ homolog subfamily B member 13-like; this encodes MGVDYYKILQVDRNAKDDDLKKAYRKLAMKWHPDKNPTNKKEAEAKFKQISEAYDVLSDPQKRAVYDQYGEEGLKGQVPPPGAGGFPGGTDGGPSSFRFSTRNPDDIFSELFGFSSFGGMGDFGSGSRAGGPGFSRSMFGDDIFNSFRGGGGEASGNVPRKAAAIERTLPCSLEDMCKGTTKKMKISRDVIDASGRPATVEEILTIDIKPGWKKGTKITFPEKGHEQRGVIPADLIFIVDEKPHGVFKRDGNDLIVTQKISLVEALTGYTAQLTTLDGRNLTVSINSIISPTYEEVVKGEGMPIPKDPSRKGNLRIKFNIKFPSRLTSEQKSGIKRLLMSS